One Vibrio tapetis subsp. tapetis DNA segment encodes these proteins:
- a CDS encoding PTS system mannose/fructose/sorbose family transporter subunit IID — MTNTTQNSIENSQIALDKKDLTKCWRAWMMYNLSSMSFERLESFGFCLGMMPALKKLYPNKNKRQEAMKRHASFYNTEPQLGAIISGMAVGLEEKKANGEPVDGETINTLKVGLMGPVAGIGDSMIPGMLIPILLSIGMALAAGGNILGPLFYIISFNVIVIFGSYALFMKGYKMGAGSVEVLVSHKSTKIREALSLLGVFVMGGVAASYVNLSTGLEYVTSDGVNIHVQAMIDGIFPKLLPLLVVLGTWYAMAKKNLSPVKAMLSLVALSALGVAVGLF, encoded by the coding sequence ATGACTAATACAACTCAAAACAGCATCGAAAACAGCCAAATTGCGTTGGATAAAAAAGACCTGACTAAGTGTTGGCGCGCATGGATGATGTATAACCTTTCCTCAATGAGCTTTGAGCGTTTGGAATCCTTTGGCTTTTGCCTTGGCATGATGCCCGCACTTAAAAAACTCTACCCAAATAAGAATAAACGCCAAGAAGCGATGAAACGTCACGCATCGTTTTATAACACTGAGCCACAACTGGGCGCCATCATATCTGGTATGGCTGTCGGGCTGGAAGAGAAAAAGGCCAATGGCGAACCGGTTGATGGCGAAACCATTAACACCTTAAAAGTCGGCCTAATGGGACCGGTTGCCGGCATTGGCGATTCGATGATCCCGGGCATGCTTATCCCAATCTTACTTAGTATTGGTATGGCGCTCGCCGCTGGCGGCAACATTCTTGGGCCGCTGTTCTACATTATTTCATTTAATGTCATCGTCATTTTTGGCTCGTACGCGCTATTTATGAAGGGCTACAAAATGGGGGCAGGCTCAGTAGAGGTGCTGGTGAGTCATAAATCCACCAAAATTCGAGAAGCTCTGTCATTACTTGGGGTGTTTGTTATGGGCGGAGTAGCAGCAAGTTACGTCAACCTAAGTACAGGACTAGAATACGTGACTAGCGACGGGGTGAATATCCATGTTCAAGCCATGATTGACGGCATCTTCCCTAAACTGCTACCGCTACTCGTCGTACTTGGGACGTGGTATGCCATGGCGAAGAAAAATTTAAGCCCAGTCAAAGCCATGTTGTCTTTAGTGGCGCTATCCGCACTCGGTGTTGCGGTCGGCTTGTTCTAA
- a CDS encoding PTS sugar transporter subunit IIA — MIHFVIATHGPLADALITSAKMVFGELPNTSSLSLTEVGGIEQFKQDFATHMLALQQQNLNGIVVLCDLECGTPYNVACTYAFDDRLSVPVTILTGINFPTLLMAADLTEENNPTSVAHTLQQEALGTIVMAKRPTTVEQDDDF, encoded by the coding sequence ATGATTCACTTTGTTATAGCGACTCACGGCCCACTAGCCGACGCCCTGATTACCAGCGCGAAAATGGTGTTTGGTGAGCTACCCAATACTTCCAGCCTCTCTCTCACCGAAGTTGGTGGTATTGAACAGTTTAAACAAGATTTTGCTACCCACATGCTTGCGCTTCAGCAGCAAAATTTGAACGGCATCGTGGTTCTGTGCGATCTCGAATGCGGCACTCCCTATAACGTAGCCTGCACCTATGCTTTCGATGACAGATTGTCTGTCCCAGTAACCATATTAACTGGGATTAACTTCCCCACCCTATTAATGGCAGCCGACTTAACCGAAGAGAACAACCCAACCTCGGTTGCCCATACCCTACAACAAGAAGCGCTTGGCACCATCGTAATGGCAAAAAGACCGACGACAGTGGAACAAGACGACGATTTTTAA
- a CDS encoding PTS mannose/fructose/sorbose/N-acetylgalactosamine transporter subunit IIC codes for MFFEAVLIGILCYLGALSTPWLLGLTGGWYTLTRPLVSGMLVGLILGDLQTGIMVGVAVQAVYIAMVTPGGAMPADLNFVAYPAVALGVMSGQGVEVAVAIAATIGIAGTIIFNFMMVLNSYWNHRADLSIEDGDDKGVYMNTAIYPQITNFLMRFIPTFIAVYFGNQYIEGFMASLPDLVINTMTVLGGILPAVGIAILLKQIIKESTMLIYFLVGFVGIVFLKLNMVGLVMVGALLALLHYNYKPDPQPAPAASAQVMDDDEDEF; via the coding sequence ATGTTTTTTGAAGCTGTCTTAATCGGGATACTCTGCTATCTCGGTGCACTATCCACCCCTTGGCTACTTGGCCTAACAGGAGGATGGTACACCCTCACCCGCCCACTGGTATCCGGTATGTTAGTCGGATTGATATTGGGCGATCTGCAAACGGGTATCATGGTCGGGGTTGCTGTTCAGGCAGTATATATCGCGATGGTAACCCCTGGCGGTGCAATGCCCGCAGACCTAAACTTTGTCGCTTATCCTGCCGTCGCCCTTGGCGTAATGTCAGGGCAAGGGGTCGAAGTGGCCGTCGCCATTGCTGCCACCATCGGTATCGCGGGCACCATCATTTTTAACTTTATGATGGTACTCAACTCCTATTGGAACCACCGAGCGGACTTATCCATCGAAGATGGCGATGATAAAGGCGTTTACATGAACACCGCCATTTATCCGCAAATCACCAACTTCTTAATGCGCTTTATTCCAACTTTTATCGCGGTCTACTTTGGTAATCAATACATCGAAGGCTTTATGGCCAGTTTGCCCGACTTGGTGATCAATACAATGACGGTACTCGGAGGTATTTTGCCTGCCGTTGGTATCGCTATCTTGCTTAAACAAATCATCAAAGAGTCCACTATGCTGATCTACTTCCTCGTTGGGTTTGTTGGCATCGTGTTCCTTAAGCTCAATATGGTTGGCCTAGTTATGGTAGGGGCTCTACTGGCACTGCTCCACTACAACTACAAACCAGATCCGCAGCCAGCGCCTGCCGCATCGGCTCAAGTAATGGACGACGATGAGGACGAATTCTAA
- a CDS encoding glucose-6-phosphate isomerase family protein, whose product MPIALSIPPSIDFNTGQINTINKQSKVTKLSDLQGVFRDTDAYQAVDSEQTVYQVEMLPAQSAEGELNFGVTHLEAGTVGDEFYMTRGHFHQRIEQAEFYLGCQGEG is encoded by the coding sequence ATGCCAATAGCACTGTCGATACCACCGAGTATTGATTTCAATACCGGACAAATTAATACCATCAACAAACAATCTAAAGTGACCAAGCTATCCGATCTACAAGGTGTTTTTCGTGATACTGATGCTTATCAAGCTGTGGATAGTGAACAAACGGTTTACCAAGTGGAAATGTTACCCGCCCAAAGCGCGGAAGGTGAACTCAATTTTGGTGTCACTCACCTTGAAGCAGGCACCGTCGGCGATGAGTTTTATATGACCCGAGGGCACTTCCACCAGCGCATTGAACAAGCTGAATTCTATTTAGGTTGCCAAGGAGAAGGCTAG
- a CDS encoding LacI family DNA-binding transcriptional regulator has protein sequence MGKATIADVAKYCQVSTATVSMVLTNKGRISEATRAKVLKAVDELGYIYNQAAANLRHKRSNLVGLLIPDITNPFYAELIAGLSHWLEENDSLLFLANAEENVARQDKFIESLISQNAGGLVLCPAKDTDVSFLNTVRGRGFPIVLAVRPVGEDQFDYVGTNNFMGLQAATEHLINLGHRNIAFIGGLEGSQTRSHRLGGYMSKLLEHGISPQEKYILSCGASRPEGAAATKKMLNLNPEITAVIGYQDIVAFGVMRAIKDMGLKVGKDIAVVGFDDVPEATDTIPSLTTISVSARQIGRAAGEILLTRMKGGDKPIKSLIFPPKLIVRSSCGSNE, from the coding sequence ATGGGTAAGGCGACGATTGCCGATGTTGCGAAGTATTGCCAAGTGTCGACCGCAACGGTGTCGATGGTGTTGACTAATAAGGGACGAATTTCGGAGGCAACTCGCGCAAAAGTACTTAAAGCGGTAGATGAGCTTGGTTATATCTATAATCAAGCCGCCGCGAACTTGCGCCATAAACGCAGTAATCTCGTGGGGTTACTTATTCCTGATATTACGAATCCATTCTATGCTGAGCTTATTGCCGGATTAAGCCATTGGCTGGAAGAAAATGACTCATTGTTGTTTCTTGCCAATGCGGAAGAGAATGTCGCAAGACAAGACAAATTTATTGAATCTTTGATAAGCCAGAACGCAGGAGGGCTGGTGTTATGCCCTGCAAAAGACACCGATGTTAGTTTTCTTAATACCGTGAGAGGACGGGGGTTTCCTATCGTACTTGCAGTGCGTCCGGTAGGAGAAGATCAGTTTGACTATGTCGGTACGAACAATTTCATGGGGTTACAGGCAGCGACGGAGCACTTAATCAACCTTGGCCACCGAAATATTGCATTTATTGGTGGCTTAGAAGGCTCACAAACCCGTTCTCATCGCCTTGGGGGGTACATGTCTAAGTTACTTGAGCATGGTATCTCTCCCCAAGAAAAATACATATTAAGTTGCGGTGCAAGCCGGCCTGAAGGGGCAGCTGCAACCAAAAAGATGCTTAACCTAAATCCGGAAATTACCGCTGTGATTGGATACCAAGATATTGTCGCTTTTGGTGTCATGCGGGCGATAAAAGACATGGGGCTGAAGGTTGGAAAAGACATTGCCGTCGTTGGGTTTGATGATGTGCCTGAAGCGACAGACACAATCCCTAGTTTAACGACGATTTCTGTTTCAGCACGTCAAATTGGTCGAGCGGCAGGTGAGATCCTTTTGACGCGGATGAAAGGAGGAGATAAGCCTATTAAAAGTCTTATTTTCCCACCCAAGCTGATTGTACGCAGTTCCTGTGGCTCAAATGAGTGA
- a CDS encoding class I mannose-6-phosphate isomerase, with the protein MTYLSESPNYDKFPHVTVTGFDHHAWQNWPEITREIQKRIEPGSKHVLVIDTYHGVNHDDLLTHLITPLGGKHLFFTDQAKYSEERIFDMLERHITDDRVFGVIAPHKLDEFFDRDKLCDLQQQIERIESGLVVVYGHGASLFANADTLIYADLARWEIQQRFRRGELGNWGVNNFDEDLLRRYKRSFFIEWRVFDRYKSKLLPQADFLLDTNNINTPKLLTGQALISGLKQTTEQPFRLVPFFDPGVWGGQWMKEVCDLDPSKQNYAWCFDCVPEENSLLLKYNDIIIEIPSQNLVMLEPKALLGEEVHARFGAEFPIRFDFLDTMQGQHLSLQVHPLTEYIQQEFGMHYTQDESYYMLDVGDDASVYLGTKTGIDPDDMMADLHAAQRGEKSFDDERFINQFPAKKHDHFLIPAGTIHCSGANSMVLEISATPYIFTFKLWDWDRIGLDGQPRPVHLDHGKEVIQWDRDTQWVTDNLVNAVTPLSEGDGWKEERTGLHEREFIETRRHWFSKPVLHRTGGKVNVLNLVEGREAIVSSPTHQFAPFVVHYAETFIIPANVDEYQIQPCEQSDQKTLATIKAYVRG; encoded by the coding sequence ATGACGTATCTATCTGAAAGCCCGAATTACGACAAGTTTCCCCACGTCACTGTCACGGGATTTGATCACCACGCTTGGCAAAATTGGCCAGAGATTACCCGTGAGATTCAAAAGCGCATTGAACCGGGCAGCAAGCATGTTTTAGTGATTGATACCTACCATGGGGTTAATCACGATGATCTACTGACACACCTAATCACCCCTTTAGGTGGCAAACACCTTTTCTTTACCGATCAAGCTAAATACAGCGAAGAACGCATCTTCGACATGCTAGAACGCCACATCACCGACGACCGAGTATTCGGTGTTATTGCTCCCCATAAATTAGATGAATTCTTTGATAGGGACAAACTTTGCGACCTACAGCAACAAATAGAACGAATTGAGTCTGGCTTGGTTGTGGTTTACGGCCACGGAGCGTCTCTTTTTGCTAATGCCGATACGTTGATTTACGCCGATCTAGCCCGCTGGGAGATTCAACAGCGCTTTCGTCGCGGCGAGCTAGGCAACTGGGGCGTTAATAACTTCGATGAAGATCTGCTGCGCCGTTACAAACGTTCTTTCTTTATCGAATGGCGCGTATTCGACCGCTACAAAAGCAAATTGTTGCCTCAGGCTGATTTCCTACTCGACACCAACAACATCAATACACCCAAGCTATTAACCGGACAGGCACTGATCTCGGGGTTAAAACAGACCACCGAACAACCATTTCGTCTGGTTCCTTTTTTCGACCCGGGAGTTTGGGGCGGCCAATGGATGAAAGAGGTGTGCGATCTTGACCCAAGTAAACAAAACTATGCTTGGTGTTTTGATTGCGTACCAGAAGAGAACAGTTTACTGCTTAAATACAACGACATCATCATCGAGATCCCATCACAAAACCTCGTCATGCTCGAACCAAAAGCGCTTCTAGGAGAAGAAGTTCATGCGAGATTTGGCGCTGAATTCCCTATTCGTTTCGACTTTCTCGATACCATGCAAGGTCAGCACTTAAGCTTACAAGTTCACCCACTAACCGAATACATCCAACAGGAATTCGGCATGCACTATACCCAAGATGAAAGCTACTACATGCTGGATGTCGGTGACGATGCAAGCGTTTATCTGGGGACAAAAACAGGCATTGACCCAGACGATATGATGGCCGACTTACACGCAGCCCAACGAGGCGAGAAGTCTTTTGACGATGAACGGTTTATTAATCAGTTCCCGGCTAAGAAACACGACCACTTTTTGATCCCTGCGGGCACCATTCACTGCTCTGGCGCAAACTCAATGGTGCTAGAGATCAGCGCCACTCCTTACATATTCACCTTTAAGTTATGGGATTGGGACCGAATCGGATTAGACGGGCAGCCACGCCCCGTTCATTTGGATCATGGTAAGGAAGTGATTCAGTGGGATCGCGATACACAATGGGTCACTGACAACCTAGTCAATGCTGTAACGCCACTAAGTGAAGGGGATGGCTGGAAAGAAGAGCGCACGGGTCTACATGAGCGAGAGTTCATCGAAACTCGCCGTCATTGGTTTAGCAAACCTGTTTTGCATAGAACCGGAGGCAAAGTAAATGTACTTAACTTAGTGGAAGGGCGCGAAGCCATAGTAAGCAGCCCAACTCACCAGTTTGCCCCATTTGTCGTCCATTACGCTGAAACGTTTATCATTCCAGCCAACGTCGATGAATACCAAATTCAACCTTGCGAGCAGAGCGACCAAAAAACGCTCGCCACAATCAAAGCTTACGTGAGAGGTTAA
- a CDS encoding AGE family epimerase/isomerase has product MNTIHSQAQRCQKWLTQQALPTWLKAGFSPESALFHEGLYADGNPYQESARRFRVQPRQIYVFSHAHLQGLISSRNQVDQCIQKGLPHFYNQSGEFVFSLDEQLKPNDSSANAYEHAFALLGYAWHYHLTLDPDSKQELERIYQWFESSLQAPFTPGFRSSTNENQLRCQNPHMHLFEALMVCYELTDDTIWLTRAQSIYRLFETIFLRKNHSNEGYLGEFFTATWRSQHPLSHQVDPGHHYEWIWLLHQYRKLSGTDVSAHITALEQFANQYGHNPNGLVRDEVLFDGTPFRSTSRLWCQTEYLKAQIALWEDSRLPSYRDNIIDAVERIFDFYLTPAKSGLWIDQLDQYGQALHHNSPASTFYHLFLAFSELNRIANKGISCQ; this is encoded by the coding sequence ATGAATACCATTCATTCTCAAGCGCAACGGTGCCAAAAGTGGTTGACCCAACAGGCACTACCAACGTGGCTAAAAGCAGGCTTTTCACCTGAATCCGCACTATTTCATGAAGGGCTTTATGCCGACGGTAACCCCTATCAAGAGAGCGCACGTCGTTTTCGGGTTCAACCACGACAAATCTATGTATTCAGCCACGCCCATCTACAGGGGCTAATTAGCTCACGTAACCAAGTTGACCAGTGCATCCAAAAAGGGCTGCCCCACTTTTATAACCAGAGCGGTGAATTTGTCTTTTCACTAGACGAACAGTTAAAGCCAAACGATAGCAGCGCCAATGCCTATGAGCACGCTTTTGCTCTGCTGGGGTATGCGTGGCATTACCACCTAACGTTAGACCCTGACAGTAAGCAGGAACTCGAACGAATTTACCAATGGTTTGAATCTTCTCTGCAAGCCCCATTTACGCCAGGATTCCGCTCGTCGACAAACGAAAATCAACTTCGCTGTCAAAATCCGCACATGCATTTATTTGAAGCGCTCATGGTTTGTTATGAGTTAACCGACGACACTATTTGGCTAACACGTGCTCAATCCATATACCGCTTATTTGAAACCATTTTTCTACGCAAAAACCACTCAAATGAAGGCTATTTAGGCGAGTTTTTCACCGCTACGTGGCGTAGCCAGCACCCTCTTAGTCATCAAGTTGACCCTGGCCATCACTACGAGTGGATATGGCTTTTACACCAATACCGCAAACTTTCTGGTACCGATGTTTCAGCTCACATTACGGCACTAGAGCAATTTGCCAACCAATACGGTCATAATCCTAATGGACTGGTTAGAGATGAAGTGCTTTTCGATGGAACACCATTCCGTTCTACTTCGCGATTATGGTGCCAAACAGAATATCTAAAAGCTCAGATTGCCTTATGGGAAGACAGCCGCCTCCCTAGTTACCGAGATAACATCATTGACGCGGTAGAGCGCATTTTCGATTTCTATCTAACACCCGCTAAGTCTGGTTTATGGATAGATCAGTTGGATCAATATGGTCAAGCACTTCACCATAACTCACCGGCCAGCACTTTCTACCACCTGTTTCTCGCATTTAGTGAACTCAACCGCATTGCCAATAAGGGGATCTCATGCCAATAG
- a CDS encoding PTS system mannose/fructose/N-acetylgalactosamine-transporter subunit IIB, with translation MAISFVRIDDRVIHGQLMTRWAKERPCDGIVAIDDAVAADPLLSQVMKGAVTDVKVWLFDTQTAIAKLPKVIASEKKYFVIAKSPVTLENICKAGIDLQNLNNNINVGPMSARANTVTIGSNQCVNPEEIAAFDYLTTLGHQIDFRLVPDASSYTWQDAQAKLNK, from the coding sequence ATGGCTATTTCATTTGTACGAATAGACGACCGAGTGATCCACGGTCAATTAATGACCCGTTGGGCTAAAGAACGTCCTTGTGACGGTATCGTCGCGATTGACGACGCGGTTGCCGCTGACCCCTTGCTATCTCAAGTAATGAAAGGCGCCGTCACTGATGTAAAAGTATGGCTATTTGACACCCAAACCGCCATTGCCAAGTTGCCAAAAGTGATTGCCAGCGAGAAGAAATACTTCGTGATTGCCAAGTCGCCAGTGACATTGGAGAACATCTGCAAAGCAGGGATCGACCTCCAAAACTTAAATAACAACATTAACGTTGGGCCAATGAGTGCCCGCGCCAACACCGTCACCATTGGCAGTAATCAATGCGTAAATCCAGAAGAGATCGCCGCGTTCGATTATTTAACAACACTTGGTCATCAAATCGACTTCCGACTCGTGCCCGACGCCAGTTCCTACACCTGGCAAGATGCACAAGCCAAATTAAACAAATAA